In one window of Sciurus carolinensis chromosome X, mSciCar1.2, whole genome shotgun sequence DNA:
- the LOC124971423 gene encoding protein FAM47E-like: MAEHKWRFRPWVLEPLPLGMTCRPWYNDHLPSRCFAKHKKKLLKFPTSLDSRRWVFVKEGLDDFRKGCPSCEDLITRGPKEAFLPTISHRVPQPAPTKSRKKLSKDIGLFSTLSGTQLARKAFVEDVEASLTQHPLAQYPTLQEDLPADILSKVLEVLDPDRKLQDTWAYCEDQGKRTKELPKVVKCLSKQSFLEPPKIPGSNRNNLIHKEDILSKKDLPDSQSHRHIPKGISDFCKWVATFGDLGIDEEFMMQQVDVDYECRPTYNDYHIKKINLLPSDLKYCTRLNKLKEIRFSIQELDFERKLHKFKNSYKPNWVKMRYGAWYLKPKLWRKLVNDEPLIDPKILHESKGSRTPQTEIIDDLYGTIAFKDFIVSKGYCMPDILEKLFIRKGWNYDSVKTPIPKAIKAHANIKDEDEDEDEDEDEDD; the protein is encoded by the coding sequence ATGGCGGAACACAAGTGGCGGTTCCGGCCATGGGTGTTGGAGCCACTGCCCCTGGGCATGACCTGCAGGCCCTGGTACAATGACCATCTGCCTTCTAGGTGTTTCGCAAAGCACAAGAAGAAGCTTCTGAAGTTCCCCACTTCACTGGATAGCCGGCGGTGGGTATTTGTCAAAGAAGGACTGGATGACTTCAGGAAAGGCTGTCCCTCGTGTGAAGATCTGATCACTCGGGGCCCCAAGGAGGCCTTTCTCCCAACGATTTCTCACAGAGTTCCCCAGCCTGCACCCACAAAGAGTCGCAAAAAGCTGTCCAAGGACATAGGTCTGTTTTCCACACTCTCAGGGACTCAACTGGCACGCAAGGCATTTGTAGAGGATGTCGAAGCCAGCCTGACCCAGCATCCCTTGGCTCAGTACCCGACTCTGCAAGAAGATCTCCCTGCAGACATCTTATCAAAAGTGCTGGAAGTGCTGGATCCTGACAGGAAGCTGCAAGACACATGGGCTTACTGTGAGGACCAGGGCAAAAGAACCAAGGAACTCCCCAAGGTTGTCAAATGCCTTAGTAAACAAAGCTTCCTGGAACCCCCCAAGATTCCAGGGtcaaatagaaataatttgattCACAAAGAAGACATATTGAGTAAAAAAGATTTGCCAGATTCTCAGAGTCATAGGCACATACCAAAAGGAATCAGCGACTTCTGCAAATGGGTTGCTACATTTGGAGACTTGGGCATTGATGAAGAGTTCATGATGCAACAGGTTGATGTTGACTACGAGTGCAGACCAACCTACAATGACTAccacatcaagaaaataaatctacTTCCTTCTGACCTCAAGTATTGCACCAGGCTAAACAAATTGAAGGAGATAAGATTCTCCATACAGGAACTAGACTTTGAGAGGAAACTCCACAAATTCAAGAATTCTTATAAACCCAACTGGGTGAAGATGAGGTATGGGGCATGGTACCTGAAGCCCAAGTTGTGGAGAAAGCTAGTAAATGATGAACCATTAATTGACCCCAAGATCTTACATGAAAGTAAAGGATCCCGTACTCCTCAAACAGAAATTATTGACGATCTTTATGGGACAATTGCCTTTAAGGATTTCATTGTGAGCAAAGGCTACTGTATGCCAGACATCCTCGAGAAACTGTTTATCAGGAAGGGATGGAACTATGACTCTGTTAAGACTCCTATACCAAAAGCAATAAAAGCTCATGCAAACAtaaaagatgaagatgaagatgaagatgaagatgaagatgaagatgactAG